Proteins encoded in a region of the Acidobacteriota bacterium genome:
- a CDS encoding HU family DNA-binding protein, protein MSMTKTQIVRAMAEKIGTNNKTAAAFLENLSDMAIKEARKSGVFVLPGLGRLKKVNRKARMGRNPQTGEPIKIPAKITAKFYLAKHVKDSIAPKK, encoded by the coding sequence ATGTCGATGACCAAGACCCAGATCGTCCGCGCAATGGCGGAGAAGATCGGCACCAACAACAAGACCGCCGCCGCGTTCCTCGAGAACCTGTCGGACATGGCGATCAAAGAAGCCCGCAAGAGTGGCGTGTTCGTTCTGCCCGGCCTCGGCCGCCTGAAAAAAGTGAACCGCAAGGCGCGCATGGGCCGCAACCCGCAGACCGGCGAGCCGATCAAGATCCCCGCGAAGATCACTGCGAAGTTCTATCTCGCGAAGCACGTGAAGGATTCGATCGCCCCGAAGAAGTAG
- the folK gene encoding 2-amino-4-hydroxy-6-hydroxymethyldihydropteridine diphosphokinase: MKKLVYLGLGSNLGDRRANLEAAISRIAELGAIVAQSSLYETEPVDMAPAPHSGTPQWFLNCVLTLETELMPKQLLSRLLEIERALGRKRSRASQARKTPRTIDLDVLLFGNSIVETAGLVIPHPAMHQRRFVLEPLAEIAPETRHPVFKRTMRELRDALPKEPGKVKKVP; encoded by the coding sequence GTGAAGAAGCTCGTCTACCTCGGCCTCGGCTCGAACCTCGGCGACCGCCGCGCGAATCTCGAGGCCGCGATCAGCCGCATTGCCGAGCTGGGCGCCATCGTCGCGCAGTCTTCTCTCTACGAGACTGAGCCGGTGGATATGGCGCCCGCGCCCCATTCGGGCACGCCGCAATGGTTCCTGAACTGCGTGCTCACCCTCGAGACCGAACTCATGCCCAAGCAACTGCTCTCGCGCCTGCTCGAGATCGAGCGCGCTTTGGGACGGAAGCGCTCCCGCGCTTCTCAAGCGCGGAAGACCCCGCGGACCATCGACCTCGATGTCCTGCTCTTCGGCAACTCCATCGTGGAGACGGCCGGGCTGGTCATCCCGCATCCGGCGATGCACCAGCGCCGCTTCGTGCTCGAGCCGCTGGCCGAGATCGCACCCGAGACGCGGCATCCCGTCTTCAAACGGACGATGAGGGAGCTGCGCGACGCCCTGCCCAAGGAACCCGGCAAGGTAAAAAAAGTGCCGTAA